In a genomic window of Canis lupus familiaris isolate Mischka breed German Shepherd chromosome 13, alternate assembly UU_Cfam_GSD_1.0, whole genome shotgun sequence:
- the DGAT1 gene encoding diacylglycerol O-acyltransferase 1 isoform X2 — protein sequence MGDRGGAGGSRRRRTGSRPSSQSGGGPAAAEEEVRAAGPGGDGPAADKDESRGSDAGGSHWDLRCHRLQDSLFSSDSGFNNYRGILNWCVVMLILSNARLFLENLIKYGILVDPIQVVSLFLKDPYSWPALCLVIVANVFAVAAFQVEKRLAVGALTEQAGLLLHVLNLATILCFPAAVALLLESITPVGSVLALMVYTILFLKLFSYRDVNLWCRERRARAKAKAAPAGKKANGGTAQRMVSYPDNLTYRDLYYFLFAPTLCYELNFPRSPRIRKRFLLRRLLEMLFLTQLQVGLIQQWMVPTIQNSMKPFKDMDYSRIIERLLKLAVPNHLIWLIFFYWFFHSCMNAVAELMQFGDREFYRDWWNSESVTYFWQNWNIPVHKWCLRHFYKPMLRRGSSKWVARTGVFFASAFFHEYLVSIPLHMFRLWAFTGMMAQIPLAWIVSRFFQGNYGNAAVWLTLIIGQPVAVLMYVHDYYVLHYEAPVVGA from the exons ATGGGCGAccgcggcggcgcgggcggctcCCGGCGCCGGAGGACGGGCTCGCGGCCCTCGAGCCAGAGCGGCGGCGGGCCTGCGGCGGCGGAAGAGGAGGTGCGGGCCGCGGGCCCCGGGGGCGACGGGCCGGCCGCCGACAAGGACGAGAGCCGCGGCTCCGACGCGGGCGGCAGCCACTGGGACCTGAG GTGCCACCGCCTGCAAGATTCTTTGTTCAGCTCTGACAGTGGCTTTAACAACTACCGTGGGATCCTGAATTGGTGTGTGGTGATGCTG ATCTTGAGCAATGCACGGTTATTTTTAGAAAACCTCATCAA GTACGGCATCCTGGTGGATCCCATCCAGGTGGTGTCTCTGTTTCTGAAGGACCCCTACAGCTGGCCCGCCTTGTGTCTGGTTATTG TGGCCAATGTCTTTGCTGTGGCTGCGTTCCAGGTGGAGAAGCGCCTGGCGGTG GGTGCCCTGACGGAGCAGGCTGGGCTGCTGCTGCACGTGCTCAACCTGGCCACCATCCTCTGCTTCCCGGCAGCCGTGGCCTTGCTGCTCGAGTCCATCACGCCAG TGGGCTCCGTGCTGGCTCTGATGGTGTACACCATCCTCTTCCTCAAGCTCTTCTCCTACCGGGACGTCAACCTGTGGTGCCGAGAGCGGAGGGCACGGGCCAAGGCCAAGGCTG CTCCCGCAGGTAAGAAGGCCAACGGGGGAACTGCCCAGCGCATGGTGAGCTACCCGGACAACCTGACCTACCGAG ACCTGTACTACTTCCTGTTTGCCCCTACTCTGTGCTATGAGCTCAACTTTCCCCGCTCTCCCCGCATCCGAAAGCGCTTCCTGCTGCGGAGGCTCCTTGAGATG CTGTTTTTGACTCAGCTGCAGGTGGGGTTGATCCAGCAG TGGATGGTCCCCACCATCCAGAACTCCATGAAGCCTTTCAAG GATATGGATTACTCCCGCATCATCGAGCGCCTCCTGAAGCTGGCG GTCCCCAATCACCTAATCTGGCTCATCTTCTTCTACTGGTTCTTCCACTCGTGCATGAACGCCGTGGCCGAGCTCATGCAGTTCGGAGACCGGGAATTCTACCGGGACTGGTG GAACTCGGAGTCTGTCACCTACTTCTGGCAGAACTGGAACATCCCGGTGCACAAGTGGTGCCTCAG GCACTTCTACAAGCCCATGCTCCGACGGGGCAGCAGCAAGTGGGTGGCCAGGACTGGGGTATTCTTCGCCTCCGCCTTCTTCCACGAG TACCTGGTGAGCATCCCGCTGCACATGTTCCGCCTCTGGGCCTTCACGGGCATGATGGCTCAG ATCCCACTGGCCTGGATAGTGAGCCGCTTCTTCCAGGGCAACTATGGCAACGCAGCTGTGTGGCTGACACTCATCATCGGGCAGCCGGTGGCCGTGCTCATGTACGTCCACGACTACTATGTGCTCCACTATGAGGCTCCTGTGGTGGGGGCCTGA
- the DGAT1 gene encoding diacylglycerol O-acyltransferase 1 isoform X4, translating into MWLGEGGLLCLSARHLLVKPSLTTQILSNARLFLENLIKYGILVDPIQVVSLFLKDPYSWPALCLVIVANVFAVAAFQVEKRLAVGALTEQAGLLLHVLNLATILCFPAAVALLLESITPVGSVLALMVYTILFLKLFSYRDVNLWCRERRARAKAKAAPAGKKANGGTAQRMVSYPDNLTYRDLYYFLFAPTLCYELNFPRSPRIRKRFLLRRLLEMLFLTQLQVGLIQQWMVPTIQNSMKPFKDMDYSRIIERLLKLAVPNHLIWLIFFYWFFHSCMNAVAELMQFGDREFYRDWWNSESVTYFWQNWNIPVHKWCLRHFYKPMLRRGSSKWVARTGVFFASAFFHEYLVSIPLHMFRLWAFTGMMAQIPLAWIVSRFFQGNYGNAAVWLTLIIGQPVAVLMYVHDYYVLHYEAPVVGA; encoded by the exons ATGTGGCTGGGGGAGGGCGggctcctgtgtctctctgcgCGTCACCTCCttgtgaagccttccctgaccacccag ATCTTGAGCAATGCACGGTTATTTTTAGAAAACCTCATCAA GTACGGCATCCTGGTGGATCCCATCCAGGTGGTGTCTCTGTTTCTGAAGGACCCCTACAGCTGGCCCGCCTTGTGTCTGGTTATTG TGGCCAATGTCTTTGCTGTGGCTGCGTTCCAGGTGGAGAAGCGCCTGGCGGTG GGTGCCCTGACGGAGCAGGCTGGGCTGCTGCTGCACGTGCTCAACCTGGCCACCATCCTCTGCTTCCCGGCAGCCGTGGCCTTGCTGCTCGAGTCCATCACGCCAG TGGGCTCCGTGCTGGCTCTGATGGTGTACACCATCCTCTTCCTCAAGCTCTTCTCCTACCGGGACGTCAACCTGTGGTGCCGAGAGCGGAGGGCACGGGCCAAGGCCAAGGCTG CTCCCGCAGGTAAGAAGGCCAACGGGGGAACTGCCCAGCGCATGGTGAGCTACCCGGACAACCTGACCTACCGAG ACCTGTACTACTTCCTGTTTGCCCCTACTCTGTGCTATGAGCTCAACTTTCCCCGCTCTCCCCGCATCCGAAAGCGCTTCCTGCTGCGGAGGCTCCTTGAGATG CTGTTTTTGACTCAGCTGCAGGTGGGGTTGATCCAGCAG TGGATGGTCCCCACCATCCAGAACTCCATGAAGCCTTTCAAG GATATGGATTACTCCCGCATCATCGAGCGCCTCCTGAAGCTGGCG GTCCCCAATCACCTAATCTGGCTCATCTTCTTCTACTGGTTCTTCCACTCGTGCATGAACGCCGTGGCCGAGCTCATGCAGTTCGGAGACCGGGAATTCTACCGGGACTGGTG GAACTCGGAGTCTGTCACCTACTTCTGGCAGAACTGGAACATCCCGGTGCACAAGTGGTGCCTCAG GCACTTCTACAAGCCCATGCTCCGACGGGGCAGCAGCAAGTGGGTGGCCAGGACTGGGGTATTCTTCGCCTCCGCCTTCTTCCACGAG TACCTGGTGAGCATCCCGCTGCACATGTTCCGCCTCTGGGCCTTCACGGGCATGATGGCTCAG ATCCCACTGGCCTGGATAGTGAGCCGCTTCTTCCAGGGCAACTATGGCAACGCAGCTGTGTGGCTGACACTCATCATCGGGCAGCCGGTGGCCGTGCTCATGTACGTCCACGACTACTATGTGCTCCACTATGAGGCTCCTGTGGTGGGGGCCTGA
- the DGAT1 gene encoding diacylglycerol O-acyltransferase 1 isoform X1: MRTACEAAAASRVTENQVGRYELRGLESLETCRQTRSSQSKLCEPWQETGLPRLHQGGRPRSLSCKRCHRLQDSLFSSDSGFNNYRGILNWCVVMLILSNARLFLENLIKYGILVDPIQVVSLFLKDPYSWPALCLVIVANVFAVAAFQVEKRLAVGALTEQAGLLLHVLNLATILCFPAAVALLLESITPVGSVLALMVYTILFLKLFSYRDVNLWCRERRARAKAKAAPAGKKANGGTAQRMVSYPDNLTYRDLYYFLFAPTLCYELNFPRSPRIRKRFLLRRLLEMLFLTQLQVGLIQQWMVPTIQNSMKPFKDMDYSRIIERLLKLAVPNHLIWLIFFYWFFHSCMNAVAELMQFGDREFYRDWWNSESVTYFWQNWNIPVHKWCLRHFYKPMLRRGSSKWVARTGVFFASAFFHEYLVSIPLHMFRLWAFTGMMAQIPLAWIVSRFFQGNYGNAAVWLTLIIGQPVAVLMYVHDYYVLHYEAPVVGA, translated from the exons GTAGGCAGGTATGAGCTGAGGGGCCTAGAGTCTTTGGAGACATGCCGTCAAACCAGGTCATCCCAGAGCAAGCTGTGTGAACCCTGGCAGGAGACAGGTCTGCCCAGACTTCATCAAGGTGGACGGCCCAGGAGCCTGAGCTGCAAGAG GTGCCACCGCCTGCAAGATTCTTTGTTCAGCTCTGACAGTGGCTTTAACAACTACCGTGGGATCCTGAATTGGTGTGTGGTGATGCTG ATCTTGAGCAATGCACGGTTATTTTTAGAAAACCTCATCAA GTACGGCATCCTGGTGGATCCCATCCAGGTGGTGTCTCTGTTTCTGAAGGACCCCTACAGCTGGCCCGCCTTGTGTCTGGTTATTG TGGCCAATGTCTTTGCTGTGGCTGCGTTCCAGGTGGAGAAGCGCCTGGCGGTG GGTGCCCTGACGGAGCAGGCTGGGCTGCTGCTGCACGTGCTCAACCTGGCCACCATCCTCTGCTTCCCGGCAGCCGTGGCCTTGCTGCTCGAGTCCATCACGCCAG TGGGCTCCGTGCTGGCTCTGATGGTGTACACCATCCTCTTCCTCAAGCTCTTCTCCTACCGGGACGTCAACCTGTGGTGCCGAGAGCGGAGGGCACGGGCCAAGGCCAAGGCTG CTCCCGCAGGTAAGAAGGCCAACGGGGGAACTGCCCAGCGCATGGTGAGCTACCCGGACAACCTGACCTACCGAG ACCTGTACTACTTCCTGTTTGCCCCTACTCTGTGCTATGAGCTCAACTTTCCCCGCTCTCCCCGCATCCGAAAGCGCTTCCTGCTGCGGAGGCTCCTTGAGATG CTGTTTTTGACTCAGCTGCAGGTGGGGTTGATCCAGCAG TGGATGGTCCCCACCATCCAGAACTCCATGAAGCCTTTCAAG GATATGGATTACTCCCGCATCATCGAGCGCCTCCTGAAGCTGGCG GTCCCCAATCACCTAATCTGGCTCATCTTCTTCTACTGGTTCTTCCACTCGTGCATGAACGCCGTGGCCGAGCTCATGCAGTTCGGAGACCGGGAATTCTACCGGGACTGGTG GAACTCGGAGTCTGTCACCTACTTCTGGCAGAACTGGAACATCCCGGTGCACAAGTGGTGCCTCAG GCACTTCTACAAGCCCATGCTCCGACGGGGCAGCAGCAAGTGGGTGGCCAGGACTGGGGTATTCTTCGCCTCCGCCTTCTTCCACGAG TACCTGGTGAGCATCCCGCTGCACATGTTCCGCCTCTGGGCCTTCACGGGCATGATGGCTCAG ATCCCACTGGCCTGGATAGTGAGCCGCTTCTTCCAGGGCAACTATGGCAACGCAGCTGTGTGGCTGACACTCATCATCGGGCAGCCGGTGGCCGTGCTCATGTACGTCCACGACTACTATGTGCTCCACTATGAGGCTCCTGTGGTGGGGGCCTGA
- the DGAT1 gene encoding diacylglycerol O-acyltransferase 1 isoform X3 yields the protein MNQTEVGRYELRGLESLETCRQTRSSQSKLCEPWQETGLPRLHQGGRPRSLSCKRCHRLQDSLFSSDSGFNNYRGILNWCVVMLILSNARLFLENLIKYGILVDPIQVVSLFLKDPYSWPALCLVIVANVFAVAAFQVEKRLAVGALTEQAGLLLHVLNLATILCFPAAVALLLESITPVGSVLALMVYTILFLKLFSYRDVNLWCRERRARAKAKAAPAGKKANGGTAQRMVSYPDNLTYRDLYYFLFAPTLCYELNFPRSPRIRKRFLLRRLLEMLFLTQLQVGLIQQWMVPTIQNSMKPFKDMDYSRIIERLLKLAVPNHLIWLIFFYWFFHSCMNAVAELMQFGDREFYRDWWNSESVTYFWQNWNIPVHKWCLRHFYKPMLRRGSSKWVARTGVFFASAFFHEYLVSIPLHMFRLWAFTGMMAQIPLAWIVSRFFQGNYGNAAVWLTLIIGQPVAVLMYVHDYYVLHYEAPVVGA from the exons ATGAACCAAACTGAG GTAGGCAGGTATGAGCTGAGGGGCCTAGAGTCTTTGGAGACATGCCGTCAAACCAGGTCATCCCAGAGCAAGCTGTGTGAACCCTGGCAGGAGACAGGTCTGCCCAGACTTCATCAAGGTGGACGGCCCAGGAGCCTGAGCTGCAAGAG GTGCCACCGCCTGCAAGATTCTTTGTTCAGCTCTGACAGTGGCTTTAACAACTACCGTGGGATCCTGAATTGGTGTGTGGTGATGCTG ATCTTGAGCAATGCACGGTTATTTTTAGAAAACCTCATCAA GTACGGCATCCTGGTGGATCCCATCCAGGTGGTGTCTCTGTTTCTGAAGGACCCCTACAGCTGGCCCGCCTTGTGTCTGGTTATTG TGGCCAATGTCTTTGCTGTGGCTGCGTTCCAGGTGGAGAAGCGCCTGGCGGTG GGTGCCCTGACGGAGCAGGCTGGGCTGCTGCTGCACGTGCTCAACCTGGCCACCATCCTCTGCTTCCCGGCAGCCGTGGCCTTGCTGCTCGAGTCCATCACGCCAG TGGGCTCCGTGCTGGCTCTGATGGTGTACACCATCCTCTTCCTCAAGCTCTTCTCCTACCGGGACGTCAACCTGTGGTGCCGAGAGCGGAGGGCACGGGCCAAGGCCAAGGCTG CTCCCGCAGGTAAGAAGGCCAACGGGGGAACTGCCCAGCGCATGGTGAGCTACCCGGACAACCTGACCTACCGAG ACCTGTACTACTTCCTGTTTGCCCCTACTCTGTGCTATGAGCTCAACTTTCCCCGCTCTCCCCGCATCCGAAAGCGCTTCCTGCTGCGGAGGCTCCTTGAGATG CTGTTTTTGACTCAGCTGCAGGTGGGGTTGATCCAGCAG TGGATGGTCCCCACCATCCAGAACTCCATGAAGCCTTTCAAG GATATGGATTACTCCCGCATCATCGAGCGCCTCCTGAAGCTGGCG GTCCCCAATCACCTAATCTGGCTCATCTTCTTCTACTGGTTCTTCCACTCGTGCATGAACGCCGTGGCCGAGCTCATGCAGTTCGGAGACCGGGAATTCTACCGGGACTGGTG GAACTCGGAGTCTGTCACCTACTTCTGGCAGAACTGGAACATCCCGGTGCACAAGTGGTGCCTCAG GCACTTCTACAAGCCCATGCTCCGACGGGGCAGCAGCAAGTGGGTGGCCAGGACTGGGGTATTCTTCGCCTCCGCCTTCTTCCACGAG TACCTGGTGAGCATCCCGCTGCACATGTTCCGCCTCTGGGCCTTCACGGGCATGATGGCTCAG ATCCCACTGGCCTGGATAGTGAGCCGCTTCTTCCAGGGCAACTATGGCAACGCAGCTGTGTGGCTGACACTCATCATCGGGCAGCCGGTGGCCGTGCTCATGTACGTCCACGACTACTATGTGCTCCACTATGAGGCTCCTGTGGTGGGGGCCTGA